CAATAATGATGAGATTTCATTTCTACTTTTATTCATAGTGTAGGTTTCGAGCGCACCGCTTAAGGCGAAAATAAATATTAAGATTGCACCTTCAGTCCAATAGCCAATCCATGCAGCGCCAATGGCAGCTATAATCATTAATAGTTCAACATTTAAGTCCTTCGTTCTGATAGAGGCTTTAATTCCCTCAACTGCTTTAAAATATCCGCCAATGACATAAGCAGAGAGATATACACCTGCCGAGACAGATGAATTGCCATGATCCATCAGCAGCCAGGCAATCAGAATCAGCACACCGCTTAAAATCGCCATAATTAATTCGAGATGTGTTTTCACAAAGCTGGTCCGTTCTTTTCTAACCACTGCAGGCAAATCTAACGCTTCACTATATTTCACCATTACCTTCACGCTCCTCTGCGTATTGAGAAAGATAATCGAAATCAATACCCTTAAAAAGCAGCGAATGCTGCTGTCACAGGACAGCAGCATTGCGAAACTATTGTTGATGAAGTTGTATGTTGTTTTCTTTTATTATACCATTTGCCGCTGAAATAAGGTAGATATTAACTGACTGCAACCCTTTTTCTAAGAGAAAAGGCAACCAGACACAGTCCGATCGTCACCAGCAGGATTGAAATAAAGTAAAAGAATCCTTCAGTGAAAAATTCAATAATTAATCCGCCGATCGCAGGACCACCAATACTGCCAAGACTAAATGCCACACCGCACATAATATTACCGGCAGGAAGCAGGTGTTTTGGCAGCAGGTCTGTCATATAGCTGATACCGAGTGAAAAAGTCGATCCTGTAGCCATACCCGCTGTAAAAAAGGCTAATGTCAGCCACAAAGGAGATGAACCGGCAAGACCGGCCATGACAAAGCAGACAGCCCCGACAAATAACACACTCATCAATATCCGATGACGTCCGTATTTATCGCTCAGCATACCAAGCGGCAGCTGAAATACAATTGCCCCGATTGAAAAAGCAGGAAGAATATAAGCAATTGCACCCGCTTCAATTCCATTTCTCAAGGCATAGATCGGAAAGTTTCCATGTAAAGATGCTTCGAGAAAGCCGTAACTGAGCGGGGGAAGGAAAGCAACCCACGCATATTTCCATACCTGGCTGAAGCGTCTCATTGTTCCGAAAAACGAAGTGGATTCACCGCCGCCATGATCAGGAAAATCATTTCTCAGTAAGAATACAAACCCCCACGTCACAAATGTAAGGATACCTGAGAAAACAAATGGCAATGTCGCGTTGATTTCCACTAGCGAGCTCATAGCCGGTCCGATTGCAAAGCCAAACGAGAAAAATAATCCATACACTGCAATATTTCTTCCGCGCCGGTGAGCTTCAGAAAACGAAGTGATCCACGTCTGAGTAGAAAAATGCAGCATGTTATCCCCAATTCCAATCAGCAGCCTGAGCACAAACCAGAACCAGAATGATTGCCATAAAGGAAATGCGAGCAAAGACAGCCCGACTACAAGACCTCCGACAATAATCATCGGCTTGTACCCAAACCGCCTGAGCGGAGCCTCCATCAATGGAGAAGCAATCAGAATGCCTATGTAAATACCGGTTGCATGCAGACCGTTCATTGCAGAAGAAACGCCCTGCTGTTCAAAGATAATTGCAATAAGTGGAAGGAGCATTCCCTGAGAAAACCCGGAAATCGCAACAATCCCAACCAAAATCCAAAAACGAGTTCTTGCTGAAACACCCATATTAAAACTCCTGACTGAAGTAAATTCATCTAAATGAAAAAGTTAATGATTGTACCTGCACACGTGATTGGAGCAAAAGGTGCGAGACTCCTGCGGCGGGAAGGGCCCGCTGAGACCCCGCAGACGCGCAGCGATGAGGAGGCTCACCGGACCGGCCGCGGAAAGCGAGCGCCTTTTGCGGAAATCACAATGCTATATAAAAAAGATATACCCATAAGCAAAATAATCGAGTTACATAAAAGACAACGCTATAATCTTACTATAATATTTATATAGAAAGAAGGAGATCCTCATGGAATTTAAAATGAAGGAAGGCGGATTTACAACGGACCTTGAATACGGAGAGCTTCATATTTCCGGAAATGAAGAGTACGGTTTCCGCCCATACCAGCTGCTTGTATCATCTGTAGCAGTCTGCAGCGGCGGTGTATTACGGAAAGTGCTTGAAAGAATGCGTATGGAGTTTACTGATATTAAAGTCAATACTGAGATTGAGCGTAACGAGAAAGAAGCGAACCGCGTAGAAAAAATCCATATGCATTTTACGATTAAAGGAGATCTGAAAGAAGAGAAGGTTAAAAAAGCGCTGGAAGTAACACGCAGAAACTGTTCGATGGTACAGTCAGTGAAGGATAGCATTGAGATTACAGAGAGCTTTGAAATCAAAGCATAATAAAAGCCGGTTTATTCTTTATTTAAAAGAGTAAACCGGCTTTTATGGTATTCGTGTTTTTATCATACTTTCCATATATACGCACTTTTTATTTCACAAGCGCTTCTCATCACTCTCCTTTTTAAAGGTTTTGTCAGAATGATCTGAAGCAGCCCCCCTCTTTCTTGAATGTAAATGTAGTATAGCATGATTTTTAAATAGTGTAAATATTCAAAATAGATAATTAATTAAAAAGTACCGGAATCTGATTGGATCCGGTACTTTGGATTTATTATTCAGATAGTTGAGCGGCGAATGGCAGATGATTGAAGCTTCAGGCGGACGCTTTCCGTGGCCGGGCGGTGAGCCAGCAGGCTGCGCCATGCTTTGTCTCACCTGTCCCTTCCTGCCACAGGAGTCGCCGCCTTACGCTTCAATCATCTGCTGTGCAAATATAATACTGCTTATCATAATTATTTCTTATTTAGACAGTAATGCACTTCTCTTTGTAAAGTCAGCGTCTTTATAATACATGTCTTTCACTAGTAAATTCGGGCCGAGGCAGCTGACTGCGGGGCAGTGACAGTTAACGCTTTTGGCTTCTTCTGTTGTCATCCATTTATTGAAAACATCAGGCAGGCTGTCCTGCTGGATGTTGCCGAGTGGTGGTGTGTTGTTAAAGTCAGTAACGATGACGTCTCCGGTGAAGACACTGACATTCAGACGGGAGCGGCCGTCAGGATCGTTTCTGACCGTCACATTTTTTTCACTATAGAGACGTTTTAAGAGATCCCGGTCTTTTTCAGAAGTGCTGCACGCATAAAATGGCAGCGTGCCAAACAGCATCCACGTATCCTGATCACGAATTGAAAGCAGGTGTTCAATTGCTTCACGGGTTTCTTCCAACGTTAGCGTTTCAAGTGATTCAGCAAAGTTTGAAGGGTACATTGGGTGTATTTCATGTCTCGCACATTTCATATCGTCTACAACTTCACGGTGAATCCGCTCAATATGAGGCAGCGTCTTTTTATTCAGCATTGTTTCGGCTGACACCATAACGCCCGCTTCACTTAACGCACGGCTGTTATCGATCATCTTTTTGAAAAGTGCTTCCCGCTGCGTCTCAGAAGGCTTGCGTTCCATCCGGGCAAAGCCTGTATGAATGAACTCTTCAACTGTTCCCCAATTATGTGAAATATGTAATACATCAAGATAAGGAATGATCGGCTCATACCGCTTCAGGTCAATGGTCAGGTTTGAATTCATCTGTGTCCGTACGCCTCTTTCGTGCGCGTATTTCATAAGAGGAAGTACTGTGTTTTCAACTGACTTTTTCGACAACATCGGCTCACCGCCTGTAATGCTGAGCGTTCTGAGGTGTTCAATTTCATCCAGACGCTTTAAAATTAGATTCATATCAAGCGTTTCAGGATCTTTATTGGAAAGGCTGTATCCAACCGCACAATGGGCGCATCTCATATTGCAGAGAGTCGTTGTGGTAAATTCAATATTGGATAACGTCATTTTTCCAAACTGCTTCATATCTTCATAAGCTTCCCATGGATCATAGGAAGTTGTAATTGGTTGCCTGGTTATTGTCATGTTAAAATCTCCTTTTCTTTAACTATGTCAGTATGAAAAAATTGCAGGAAGAAGTCAATGGATATTCAGGGAAAGTTGCAGAAATAAGCAGAATCCGTTACGATAAGGACGGATTTGAAAGGAGTGAGAGGCATGGGTAATGCTATTCACGATAATGACTCGCAGGTACTATACCTGAAGCAGCGTTTATCAATGTTTTTAGAAGTGCTGGAATCCGTAGATGCAGAAAGTACTGATCTTGAAGATATCGACCGTATGATTCAGATGCTTGATGATTTGGAATTAAAGGTACAGCAGTTTAAAAAAGACGATAACGAATAACAAGCAGGCCTGCGGGTCTGTTTTTTATGTTTGCTGGAAGTAACCGTTGAGCTGCGTTTCAGGGGGACGCTTTCCGGACGGTTGTTGCTGAGCCTCCTCGGCTTCGCCTGTGGGGTCTCAGCTTCCAACTAATCGTCCCGGAGTCGCCCTCTTCCACTCCGCTCAACTCAGTATTTGAGAAATATAAAAAGCATCAGTGTATCGTTAGTATTGTAAGTGTTTTATACCGTTTCAAAACCATTTAAGAAAGATATGTCGTCGACAGAATTGGTTTAACCTTCAAACTTGGGTGTAAAGAACGTTATAAGAATAAAAAGCTAATTAAGTTGATTGGAGTGATAGGTGCGAGACTCCTGCGGCAGGAAGGGCCTGGTAAGACCCCGCAGGCGCAGCCGAGGAGGCTTGCCGGACCGGCTGCGGAAAGCGAGTACCTCCCACGGAAATCAACGGTTAATAAAAACCTCACCATTCAGAAAACGTTTACAAACACCCTTTCCTTCAATAAAGCACCGGGTTATAATAAATTCGTTGAGTTTTGGGAGAGGGGAATACATAAAATGAATATTGAAGCATTAGAGAATAGTTTATACGAACTGATTGTTGAGACATCAACAAACCTGCCAAAGGATGTGCGCCGTGCAATCCGCAAAGCGAAGGCGCAGGAAAATGCAGGGACGCGTGCAGCGATTAGTCTTGCAACGATCACACAAAATATCCAGATGGCTGATGAGAAAGTATCGCCAATCTGTCAGGACACGGGTCTTCCGACATTTAAAATCAAAACACCTGTTGGCGTCAATCAGCTTGAAATATCTGCAGCGATTAAGCGGGCAATGGTACGCGCGACGAATGATGGAAAAATGCGTCCGAACTCAGTGGATTCAATTACCGGTGAAAACAGCGGTGATAATCTGGGTGAAGGGCTGCCTGTCATTAAATACGAACAGTGGGAAAAGGACGATATTGATATCCGCCTGATTTTAAAAGGCGGGGGCTGTGAGAATAAAAACATTCAATACAGTCTTCCATGTGAACTTGATGGTTTAGGCAGAGCGGGTCGCGACCTTGATGGTATCCGCAAATGTATTATGCATTCTGTCTATCAGGCACAGGGTCAGGGCTGCAGCGCAGGATTTATCGGTGTAGGCATCGGGGGAGACCGTTCTTCAGGTTACGATCTTGCAAAAGCGCAGTTGTTCCGTTCTTCTGAAGATGTGAATCCGAATGAGGATCTGCGAAAGCTTGAAGAATATGTGATGGACCATGCAAATGAGCTTGGGATCGGCACAATGGGCTTTGGCGGGGAAACGACTTTACTTGGCTGCAAGGTTGGTGTGATGCACCGTATTCCTGCAAGCTTCTTTGTATCTGTTGCCTATAATTGCTGGGCATTCAGACGACTTGGCATCACAGTTGGTGCTGACAGCGGTGAGATTAAGGAATGGCTTTATCAGGAAGGCGAGAAGATCTCATTCGATGAGGATCAGGCAGAAACGCCTGATGAAAAGCCTGAGGTTATCAGACTGACTGCACCGATTTCAGAAGAACAGATCCGTACGCTGAAAGTGGGAGACGTTGTACAGATTGACGGCATGATGTATACAGGCCGCGACGCCATCCACAAATACCTGAGTGACAATGACTCACCGGTTGATCTGAATGGACAGGTCATTTATCACTGTGGTCCCGTAATGTTAAAGGATGAAGAAGGCAACTGGCATGTAAAAGCAGCAGGTCCGACGACTTCAATCCGTGAAGAGCCTTACCAGGGAGATATTATGAAGAGGTTCGGTATCCGTGCAGTGATTGGTAAAGGCGGCATGGGACCAAAAACGCTGAAGGCACTTGAAGAGCACGGCGGTGTTTATTTAAATGCGATCGGTGGTGCAGCACAGTATTATGCTGACTGTATCCAGGGTGTAGAAGGCGTTGACCTGATGCAATTTGGTGTGCCGGAAGCGATGTGGCATCTGCGCGTAAAAGGTTTTACAGCAGTTGTGACAATGGATTCGCATGGGAACAGTCTGCATAAAGATGTTGACCAGTCTTCACTTGAGAAGCTGTCACGCTTTAAAGAGAAGGTTTTTAGTTAAGTGTTAATAGAGCATCTTTCTGATCTTATGGTCGGGGAGGTGCTTTTTTGAGGTTAAGGCTTCTGGAGTTTTTAGGTCACCTTCGCAGCATTTCAGCTCACCCTGCAGAATTTTCGGGTCATCTTCTCAACATTTCAGGTCACAAAAACGTGGTTGCCCCATTTTGCGGTCACGTTCTTCAATTTTCAGGTCACCCTCCGAAAATCTCTGGTCACCCCCACACAATCTCAGGTCACCCCCCAACCTCTCAAAAATGTGGGTGCTTTTTCTATGTATGCGACCAACTGAACTGCACAATTTAAACTAAGAAAGGAGGCAGATATGAAAACATTTTATTCAATCACAGCTGCACTGTTTTTATTTCTCGGATTCACGCTCTCAGTCCATGCAGAAACGCATCACTGGGGATTTAAACGGTCAGTGGACGGTGAGCAGCCTGATGCAGGTGCAATGTACAATTATTTATTAGAAAAGCACGGTGCTTACTATAAAGGGTCCCCTGAAGAGAAAATTGTATACTTCACCTTTGATAATGGTTTTGAAAATGGGTATACAGAGGAAATTCTTGATGTATTAAAAGAAGAAAAAGTGCCGGCGACCTTCTTTTTAACAGGGCATTACCTCGAAAGTGCTACCCCTTTAGTGAAAAAAATGGTGAAAGACGGTCATATCATTGGTAATCACTCATGGGGCATCCTGATTTTTCAACGCTCAGAGAAGCACCGATGAAAGAAGAGTGGGCTAAGGTTAAAAAGAAAACTGATGAACTGACAGGACAGAAGGAAATGAAATATGTCCGCCCGCCTGAAGGTCTATTTAATGAGCTCTCTATAAAGGTCGCAAATGATGAGGGTTATACGCATGTCTTTTGGTCACTGGCATTTGTTGACTGGTACCATGAGAAGCCTCAGGGAGCGGATTATGCTTACAATGAAATCATGAAGCAGCTGCATCCTGGTGCTGTGATCCTGCTGCACACTGTGTCACCGGACAATGCAGGTGCACTTCAGCGGGTCATTCAGGATATGAAAAGTGAGGGGTATAAGTTCGAAACGCTTGACCACCTGACGAAGAACCAATCCTAAAACGGGCAGCAGCCCGTTTTTTCAATGTCTGCATGTTATAATCAGAAGAAAAAAAGGCGTGAAACTGATGTGGCAGCATGAAATCAATGTACAGGGTCCTTATGATTTTAAACGTGTACTTGACCGGATGAGTCTGGATCCGCTTGTCTCAATGGATAAAGCGGCACTCCGGCTTTCTCTGCCGTTTGAAAGTGAGCAGAAGCAGGCAGTACATATTACATTTACAGGCAGCAAGGCAGAGCCTTCTTTTAACATTGAAGGGCAGACTGATCAGAAGGAAGCGATTCAGTTCGTGCAGCGTGTCCTTCAGCTCGAACGGGGACTGCATGAGATTCATGAGCATTTTAAAGAATCAACGTTGAAAGCAATTTTTAATGAACACGCCGGTACACCGCTTGTACTTGAACCATCTCCTTACAGCTGTCTATTGAAAAGCGTCATTCACCAGCAGTTGAATATGTCATTTGCAGCAACGCTGACTGAGCGGTTTGTGAAAAATTTCGGTGAACAGGTGGACAATGTATGGTTTTATCCTGACCCTGAGACTGTCGCTGAGATTCCAATTGAATGCTTAAGAGACATGCAGTTCAGTCAGCGGAAGGCTGAATATCTGATCGGGATCGGCGAGAAGCTGTCTTCAGGTGAACTGGATCTGATTGAACTGAGTAAAAAAGATGATGAAGAGGTCATTAAAGAATTAGTAAAGATCAGAGGAATTGGCCCCTGGACTGCTCAGAGTGTGCTATTATTTGGGTTTGGCAGAATGAATATTTTTCTGCCGGCTGATATTGGTATTCAAAATGCATTAAAAAAGCATTTTCAATTAAATGAAAAGCCCGCTTTAGATGAAATGGAGAAATGGCAGCAGGACTGGCGTCCGTA
This region of Jeotgalibacillus malaysiensis genomic DNA includes:
- a CDS encoding MFS transporter, with translation MGVSARTRFWILVGIVAISGFSQGMLLPLIAIIFEQQGVSSAMNGLHATGIYIGILIASPLMEAPLRRFGYKPMIIVGGLVVGLSLLAFPLWQSFWFWFVLRLLIGIGDNMLHFSTQTWITSFSEAHRRGRNIAVYGLFFSFGFAIGPAMSSLVEINATLPFVFSGILTFVTWGFVFLLRNDFPDHGGGESTSFFGTMRRFSQVWKYAWVAFLPPLSYGFLEASLHGNFPIYALRNGIEAGAIAYILPAFSIGAIVFQLPLGMLSDKYGRHRILMSVLFVGAVCFVMAGLAGSSPLWLTLAFFTAGMATGSTFSLGISYMTDLLPKHLLPAGNIMCGVAFSLGSIGGPAIGGLIIEFFTEGFFYFISILLVTIGLCLVAFSLRKRVAVS
- a CDS encoding osmotically inducible protein C, with the translated sequence MEFKMKEGGFTTDLEYGELHISGNEEYGFRPYQLLVSSVAVCSGGVLRKVLERMRMEFTDIKVNTEIERNEKEANRVEKIHMHFTIKGDLKEEKVKKALEVTRRNCSMVQSVKDSIEITESFEIKA
- a CDS encoding fumarate hydratase, which translates into the protein MNIEALENSLYELIVETSTNLPKDVRRAIRKAKAQENAGTRAAISLATITQNIQMADEKVSPICQDTGLPTFKIKTPVGVNQLEISAAIKRAMVRATNDGKMRPNSVDSITGENSGDNLGEGLPVIKYEQWEKDDIDIRLILKGGGCENKNIQYSLPCELDGLGRAGRDLDGIRKCIMHSVYQAQGQGCSAGFIGVGIGGDRSSGYDLAKAQLFRSSEDVNPNEDLRKLEEYVMDHANELGIGTMGFGGETTLLGCKVGVMHRIPASFFVSVAYNCWAFRRLGITVGADSGEIKEWLYQEGEKISFDEDQAETPDEKPEVIRLTAPISEEQIRTLKVGDVVQIDGMMYTGRDAIHKYLSDNDSPVDLNGQVIYHCGPVMLKDEEGNWHVKAAGPTTSIREEPYQGDIMKRFGIRAVIGKGGMGPKTLKALEEHGGVYLNAIGGAAQYYADCIQGVEGVDLMQFGVPEAMWHLRVKGFTAVVTMDSHGNSLHKDVDQSSLEKLSRFKEKVFS
- a CDS encoding polysaccharide deacetylase — translated: MKTFYSITAALFLFLGFTLSVHAETHHWGFKRSVDGEQPDAGAMYNYLLEKHGAYYKGSPEEKIVYFTFDNGFENGYTEEILDVLKEEKVPATFFLTGHYLESATPLVKKMVKDGHIIGNHSWGILIFQRSEKHR
- a CDS encoding putative DNA-modified purine glycosidase codes for the protein MWQHEINVQGPYDFKRVLDRMSLDPLVSMDKAALRLSLPFESEQKQAVHITFTGSKAEPSFNIEGQTDQKEAIQFVQRVLQLERGLHEIHEHFKESTLKAIFNEHAGTPLVLEPSPYSCLLKSVIHQQLNMSFAATLTERFVKNFGEQVDNVWFYPDPETVAEIPIECLRDMQFSQRKAEYLIGIGEKLSSGELDLIELSKKDDEEVIKELVKIRGIGPWTAQSVLLFGFGRMNIFLPADIGIQNALKKHFQLNEKPALDEMEKWQQDWRPYSSYASLYLWRSIETGK